One window of Pseudomonas sp. FP198 genomic DNA carries:
- a CDS encoding inorganic phosphate transporter has translation MIDLFSGLDAWVLVSLLLALAFVLAFEFINGFHDTANAVATVIYTKAMPPHLAVFFSGVFNFLGVLLGGVGVAYAIVHLLPVELLINVNTGHGLAMVFSLLAAAITWNLGTWYFGIPASSSHTLIGSILGVGLANALINDIPLADGVNWQKAIDIGASLVFSPMAGFLIAALVLLSLKWWRPLSKMHKTPEQRRKIDDKKHPPFWNRLVLVISAMAVSFVHGSNDGQKGIGLIMLVLIGIVPAQFVLDLNSTTYQIERTRDATLHLSQFYKRNNESLGEFLALGKSVEGDLPEKFRCNPQQTEPTINALLDTLKGVADYHSLPSESRIEVRRYLLCLDDTAKKVGKLPGLAAREKDDLNKLRKDLTATTEYAPFWVILAVALALGLGTMVGWKRVVLTIGEKIGKQGMTYAQGMSAQITTACMIGAANIFSLPVSTTHVLSSGVAGTMVANKSGLQGGTVQTILLAWVLTLPATVGLSAALFWLASKAIGS, from the coding sequence ATGATCGATTTATTCAGCGGACTGGATGCTTGGGTGCTCGTGAGCCTCTTGCTCGCCCTGGCTTTTGTCCTCGCCTTCGAGTTCATCAACGGCTTTCATGACACCGCTAACGCGGTTGCCACTGTTATCTACACCAAAGCCATGCCGCCTCACCTGGCGGTGTTCTTTTCCGGTGTGTTCAATTTCCTCGGCGTACTGCTGGGTGGCGTGGGGGTGGCGTATGCCATCGTTCACCTGTTGCCCGTGGAGCTGCTGATCAATGTGAACACCGGACACGGCTTGGCCATGGTGTTCTCGCTGCTCGCGGCGGCCATCACCTGGAACCTCGGCACGTGGTACTTCGGTATCCCGGCGTCCAGTTCCCATACGCTGATCGGCTCGATCCTCGGCGTGGGCCTGGCCAATGCGCTGATCAACGATATTCCGTTGGCCGACGGGGTGAACTGGCAGAAAGCGATCGATATCGGCGCCTCCCTGGTGTTCTCGCCGATGGCCGGCTTCCTGATCGCGGCCCTGGTGTTGCTCAGCCTGAAATGGTGGCGCCCGCTGTCGAAGATGCACAAGACGCCGGAACAGCGCCGCAAGATCGACGACAAGAAACACCCGCCGTTCTGGAATCGCCTGGTACTGGTGATTTCCGCCATGGCCGTCAGCTTCGTCCACGGTTCCAACGATGGCCAGAAAGGCATCGGCCTGATTATGCTGGTGCTGATCGGTATCGTACCCGCACAGTTCGTACTCGACCTGAACAGCACTACCTACCAGATCGAGCGCACCCGCGACGCGACGTTGCACCTTAGCCAGTTCTACAAGCGCAACAACGAGTCGCTGGGTGAATTCCTGGCCTTGGGCAAGAGTGTCGAAGGCGACCTGCCGGAGAAATTCCGCTGCAACCCGCAGCAGACCGAACCGACCATCAATGCGCTGCTCGACACCCTCAAAGGCGTGGCGGATTACCACTCGCTGCCGTCGGAAAGCCGCATCGAAGTGCGCCGCTACCTGCTTTGCCTGGACGACACGGCGAAAAAGGTCGGCAAGTTGCCTGGCTTGGCAGCCCGTGAAAAAGACGACCTGAACAAGCTGCGCAAGGACCTGACCGCGACCACCGAATACGCCCCGTTCTGGGTAATCCTCGCGGTTGCCCTGGCACTCGGCCTAGGCACCATGGTCGGCTGGAAGCGCGTGGTACTGACCATCGGCGAGAAGATCGGCAAGCAAGGCATGACCTACGCCCAAGGCATGTCGGCGCAGATCACCACGGCCTGCATGATCGGCGCGGCGAATATCTTCAGCCTGCCGGTTTCCACCACCCACGTGCTGTCTTCCGGCGTGGCGGGCACGATGGTGGCCAACAAGAGCGGCCTGCAGGGCGGCACGGTTCAGACCATCCTGCTGGCCTGGGTGCTGACCCTGCCAGCCACGGTGGGCCTGTCGGCGGCACTGTTCTGGCTGGCGTCGAAGGCCATCGGCAGCTGA
- the ccoM gene encoding cytochrome c oxidase subunit CcoM: protein MFIDNVVFAGVLTVGLMFVFFAGFGLFIWKDAHKRKKP from the coding sequence ATGTTTATCGATAATGTGGTGTTTGCCGGTGTGTTGACGGTCGGCCTCATGTTCGTGTTTTTCGCAGGGTTTGGATTATTCATCTGGAAAGACGCACACAAGCGCAAAAAGCCGTAG
- a CDS encoding aspartate-semialdehyde dehydrogenase, with protein MLPPMLPLSAVPITAQQDPIRPRPDIPPVVPVQQSSSESTIDLQKGDPEEAALLLREEQRRQQERNRRRREADEDPEEHLAVPGTELNADNTVPVVPLVEGEERQGLWVDIQI; from the coding sequence ATGTTGCCACCCATGCTCCCCTTGAGCGCCGTACCCATCACCGCTCAGCAGGATCCGATCCGCCCGCGACCGGACATTCCTCCCGTGGTCCCGGTACAACAAAGCTCCAGCGAAAGCACCATCGACCTGCAAAAGGGTGACCCGGAGGAGGCCGCTCTGTTGCTGCGCGAGGAGCAGCGTCGCCAGCAGGAGCGCAACCGGCGCCGCCGCGAAGCCGACGAGGATCCCGAAGAGCATCTGGCTGTCCCGGGCACGGAACTGAACGCCGACAACACCGTGCCGGTCGTTCCGCTCGTCGAAGGCGAAGAGCGCCAGGGCCTGTGGGTGGATATCCAGATCTGA
- the rapA gene encoding RNA polymerase-associated protein RapA yields the protein MAQQYQPGQRWISDSEAELGLGTVLAQDGRLLTVLYPATGDTRQYALRNAPLTRVRFSPGDVITHFEGWKMTVREVDDVDGLLVYHGLNGQNEVVTLPETQLSNFIQFRLASDRLFAGQIDPLAWFSLRYHTLEHTSRQLQSPLWGLGGVRAQPIAHQLHIAREVADRIAPRVLLADEVGLGKTIEAGLIIHRQLLSGRASRILILVPENLQHQWLVEMRRRFNLQVALFDEERFIESDASNPFEDTQLALVALEWLVEDEKAQDALFAAGWDLMVVDEAHHLVWHEDQVSPQYALVEQLAETIPGVLLLTATPEQLGQDSHFARLRLLDPNRFHDLQAFRAESENYRPVAEAVQELLDKGRLSPEAHQTIHGFLGNEGEALLTAVNDGDIEASARLVRELLDRHGTGRVLFRNTRAAVQGFPERKLHAYPLPCPDEYLELPLGEHAELYPEVSFQAQPDASEEERWWKFDPRVEWLIDQLKMLKRTKVLVICAHAETAMDLEDALRVRSGIPATVFHEGMNILERDRAAAYFADEEFGAQVLICSEIGSEGRNFQFAHHLVLFDLPAHPDLLEQRIGRLDRIGQKHTIELHVPYLETSPQARLFQWYHEALNAFLNTCPTGNALQHQFGPRLLPLLEEADDGEWQALIDEARAERERLEAELHTGRDRLLELNSGGAGEGDALVEAILEQDDQFALPIYMETLFDAFGIDSEDHSDNALILKPSEKMLDASFPLGDDEGVTITYDRNQALSREDMQFITWEHPMVQGGMDLVLSGSMGNTAVALIKNKALKPGTVLLELLYVSEVVAPRSLQLGRYLPPAALRCLLDANGNDLAGRVSFETLNDQLESVPRASANKFIQAQRDQLSPRINAGEEKIAPRHAERVAEAQRRLAADTEEELARLTALQAVNPTVRDSELEALRQQREQGLAMLEKAALRLEAIRVLVAG from the coding sequence ATGGCGCAGCAGTATCAACCGGGGCAACGCTGGATCAGTGACAGCGAAGCCGAGCTGGGTTTGGGCACCGTTCTGGCACAGGACGGCCGCTTGTTGACCGTGCTCTACCCGGCCACTGGCGACACTCGCCAGTACGCGCTACGGAATGCGCCCCTCACCCGCGTGCGGTTTTCCCCAGGCGACGTGATCACTCACTTCGAAGGCTGGAAAATGACCGTGCGCGAAGTCGATGACGTCGACGGGCTGCTGGTCTACCACGGCCTCAACGGGCAGAACGAAGTCGTCACGCTGCCGGAAACCCAACTGTCGAACTTCATCCAGTTCCGCCTCGCCAGCGATCGCCTGTTCGCCGGGCAGATCGATCCGCTGGCCTGGTTCTCCCTGCGCTACCACACGCTGGAACACACCAGCCGCCAACTGCAGTCGCCGCTCTGGGGCCTGGGTGGCGTGCGTGCCCAACCGATCGCTCACCAGTTGCATATTGCCCGCGAAGTCGCCGACCGCATTGCGCCACGGGTATTGCTGGCGGACGAAGTGGGCCTGGGCAAGACCATCGAAGCCGGCTTGATCATCCATCGGCAGCTGCTTTCCGGCCGCGCCAGTCGCATCCTGATCCTGGTCCCGGAAAACCTGCAGCACCAGTGGCTGGTGGAGATGCGCCGGCGCTTCAACCTGCAGGTCGCACTGTTCGACGAAGAACGCTTTATCGAAAGTGATGCCAGCAACCCGTTCGAGGACACTCAACTGGCGCTGGTCGCGCTGGAGTGGCTGGTAGAGGACGAAAAGGCCCAGGACGCGCTGTTCGCCGCCGGCTGGGACCTGATGGTGGTCGACGAAGCGCACCACCTGGTGTGGCACGAAGACCAGGTCAGCCCGCAATACGCACTGGTCGAACAGTTGGCCGAGACCATCCCTGGCGTGCTGCTGCTGACCGCCACCCCGGAACAACTGGGCCAGGACAGCCACTTCGCTCGCCTGCGCCTGCTGGACCCGAACCGCTTCCACGATCTGCAGGCCTTCCGTGCCGAAAGCGAGAACTATCGCCCGGTGGCCGAAGCCGTTCAGGAGCTGCTGGACAAGGGACGCTTGTCGCCCGAGGCCCACCAGACCATCCATGGTTTCCTGGGCAATGAAGGCGAAGCGCTGCTGACCGCCGTCAACGATGGCGATATCGAAGCCAGCGCCCGCCTGGTTCGCGAACTGCTGGACCGCCATGGCACCGGCCGCGTGCTGTTCCGTAACACCCGCGCTGCCGTCCAGGGTTTCCCCGAGCGCAAGCTGCACGCCTATCCGCTGCCGTGCCCTGACGAATACCTGGAACTGCCGCTGGGCGAACATGCCGAGCTGTATCCGGAAGTCAGCTTCCAGGCTCAGCCGGACGCCAGCGAAGAAGAACGCTGGTGGAAATTCGACCCGCGCGTCGAGTGGCTGATCGATCAGTTGAAGATGCTCAAGCGCACCAAGGTCCTGGTGATCTGCGCCCACGCCGAAACCGCGATGGACCTGGAAGACGCCCTGCGCGTGCGCTCCGGCATCCCGGCCACGGTGTTCCATGAAGGCATGAACATCCTTGAGCGCGACCGCGCGGCGGCCTACTTCGCCGACGAAGAGTTCGGTGCCCAGGTGCTGATCTGCTCGGAAATCGGCAGTGAGGGTCGTAACTTCCAGTTCGCCCATCACCTGGTGCTGTTCGACCTGCCGGCGCACCCGGACCTTTTGGAACAGCGGATCGGCCGCCTGGACCGGATCGGCCAGAAACACACCATCGAGCTGCATGTGCCGTACCTGGAAACCAGCCCGCAGGCGCGGCTGTTCCAGTGGTATCACGAAGCGCTGAATGCTTTCCTCAACACCTGCCCGACCGGCAACGCCTTGCAACATCAGTTCGGCCCACGCCTGCTGCCGTTGCTGGAAGAAGCCGACGACGGCGAGTGGCAGGCATTGATCGACGAGGCGCGCGCCGAACGCGAACGCCTGGAGGCCGAGCTGCACACCGGTCGCGACCGTCTGCTGGAGCTCAACTCCGGCGGTGCGGGCGAAGGCGACGCGTTGGTGGAGGCCATCCTTGAACAGGACGACCAGTTCGCCCTGCCGATCTATATGGAAACCCTGTTCGACGCCTTCGGTATCGACAGCGAGGACCATTCCGATAACGCACTGATCCTCAAGCCGAGCGAAAAAATGCTCGACGCCAGTTTCCCCCTGGGCGACGACGAAGGCGTGACCATCACCTATGACCGCAACCAGGCGCTGTCTCGTGAAGACATGCAATTCATCACCTGGGAGCACCCGATGGTGCAAGGCGGCATGGACCTGGTGCTGTCCGGCTCCATGGGCAACACCGCCGTGGCGCTGATCAAGAACAAGGCGCTCAAGCCTGGCACCGTGTTGCTGGAACTGCTCTATGTCAGCGAAGTGGTCGCCCCGCGCTCGCTGCAGTTGGGCCGCTACCTGCCACCGGCCGCCCTGCGCTGCCTGCTGGATGCCAACGGCAATGACCTGGCGGGCCGGGTATCGTTCGAAACCCTCAACGACCAGCTCGAAAGCGTGCCCCGCGCCAGCGCCAACAAGTTCATCCAGGCCCAGCGCGACCAGCTATCGCCACGGATCAACGCCGGCGAAGAGAAGATCGCCCCGCGTCACGCCGAACGCGTGGCCGAGGCGCAACGCCGTCTGGCGGCCGATACCGAAGAGGAACTGGCCCGCTTGACCGCTTTGCAAGCGGTGAACCCTACCGTGCGCGACAGCGAACTGGAGGCTTTGCGCCAGCAGCGTGAGCAAGGGTTGGCGATGCTGGAGAAGGCTGCGTTGCGGCTGGAGGCGATTCGGGTGTTGGTGGCGGGGTGA
- a CDS encoding cache domain-containing protein gives MGFIRRLAWLAAMLALGLNHAQAATPDDGQAARALLERALAYYDDYGDYAFAAFSRQGEFVDKDRYVFVVDTQGVMLASGGPSSALIGRDVSEVLGPDLRKAFKDALKTPEASGIQQAEYRWQNWADGKVERKRVYFQRVGERILAVGYYLPRASADQARALLDKASADLLKSEKATLTAINSLKGGYLQDDLYVFVVDLDTRRYVGHGTTLRLINTDFAKVKDPAGKPVGEPILAMMGKQDAGEYEYRWKNPVTGRVENKHAYLKKAGHLLVAVGYYSP, from the coding sequence ATGGGGTTTATTCGAAGGCTGGCCTGGCTGGCGGCAATGCTGGCGCTGGGGCTGAACCACGCACAGGCCGCTACGCCGGATGACGGCCAGGCGGCTCGGGCGCTGTTGGAAAGGGCCCTGGCCTACTATGACGATTACGGCGACTATGCGTTCGCCGCCTTCAGCCGCCAAGGCGAATTCGTCGACAAGGACCGCTACGTGTTTGTGGTCGACACCCAAGGGGTAATGCTCGCCAGCGGCGGTCCATCGTCGGCGCTGATCGGGCGAGACGTGTCCGAGGTGTTGGGGCCGGATCTGCGCAAGGCGTTCAAGGATGCGTTGAAGACCCCGGAAGCCAGCGGCATCCAGCAGGCCGAGTATCGCTGGCAGAACTGGGCGGACGGCAAGGTCGAGCGCAAGCGTGTGTATTTCCAGCGGGTCGGCGAGCGGATCCTCGCGGTTGGCTATTACTTGCCAAGGGCCTCTGCCGATCAGGCCAGGGCGCTACTGGACAAGGCTTCGGCGGACTTGCTGAAGAGTGAGAAAGCGACGCTGACGGCGATCAATTCCCTCAAGGGTGGTTACCTTCAGGATGACCTGTACGTCTTTGTCGTTGATCTCGATACCCGCCGTTATGTCGGTCATGGCACCACTCTGCGTTTGATCAATACCGATTTTGCCAAGGTCAAGGATCCGGCTGGCAAACCGGTGGGTGAGCCGATCCTGGCCATGATGGGCAAGCAGGATGCGGGGGAATATGAGTATCGCTGGAAGAATCCGGTCACGGGGAGGGTCGAGAACAAGCATGCCTATTTGAAGAAGGCTGGGCATTTGTTGGTGGCTGTGGGGTATTACAGTCCTTGA